The following coding sequences lie in one Fusarium poae strain DAOMC 252244 chromosome 1, whole genome shotgun sequence genomic window:
- a CDS encoding hypothetical protein (TransMembrane:2 (i328-350o370-391i)), giving the protein MPQPSTKMHQNCADFRVLSWDRGKEEWRGLNQISPGEFYNEGLHPLLRTDSHVTVIFADADKVRECPSCRKCFTNEFLMPELWWSSYSRRSNGYFGSETFRDDQGDISSLNTWSRFLAKQLIDQNTHVWHKFNIFTHWIASTQQTYLIVFEAPKQTHLRSLFPSPVLTNSHKDALHDPFWVYPRLLEQLAGLQDNSVWAVRDRVRNIEKEDLRKKPNPRYRHMHDTARHAIHVSETLEVAEKTVASIVQQHNVFREDIGWGDKIRNAGYRRVDERLLWYDHILQSLRCRASANKERLLNEVQLAFNSVAQYDSRIAVKIGRATQSDSAAMKTIAFVTLAFLPGTFISALFSMSFFNVDDDTGQWSVSRKIWMYFAIAIPVTFITSGLWLLWQRCFPPAWIGEEEESANALRDLRRKIKRGDSARVDSYEMSWA; this is encoded by the exons ATGCCACAGCCATCAACGAAAATGCACCAAAATTGCGCTGACTTTCGTGTCTTGTCGTGGGATAGAG GGAAAGAGGAATGGCGTGGGCTGAATCAGATTAGCCCGGGAGAGTTTTATAATGAGGGTTTACATCCTTTGTTGAGGACTGACTCTCATGTTACGGTCAT TTTCGCGGACGCCGACAAGGTGCGCGAGTGTCCATCTTGTCGGAAATGCTTCACAAATGAATTCCTTATGCCTGAGCTGTGGTGGTCAAGCTATAGTCGCAGATCAAACGGATACTTTGGCAGCGAGACATTCCGCGATGACCAAGGAGATATCTCATCACTAA ATACATGGTCTcgcttcctcgccaagcaATTAATAGACCAAAACACCCACGTCTGGCACAAATTCAACATCTTCACCCACTGGATCGCCTCAACCCAACAAACATACCTCATCGTCTTTGAAGCTCCAAAACAAACCCATCTCAGGAGCCTTTTCCCCAGTCCAGTTCTGACCAACTCTCACAAAGATGCACTTCACGATCCTTTCTGGGTATACCCTCGTCTTCTTGAACAATTAGCTGGTCTACAAGATAACAGCGTCTGGGCCGTCCGCGATCGTGTAAGGAATATAGAAAAAGAGGATTTGAGAAAGAAACCGAATCCAAGGTATAGACATATGCACGATACTGCGCGCCATGCGATTCACGTTTCGGAGACGCTTGAAGTTGCGGAAAAGACTGTTGCGTCTATTGTACAGCAACATAATGTGTTTAGAGAAGATATTGGATGGGGAGATAAAATACGGAATGCAGGATATCGACGTGTGGACGAACGATTGTTGTGGTATGACCATATTCTTCAAAGTCTTCGCTGTCGAGCATCTGCAAACAAGGAACGTCTTCTGAATGAAGTTCAGCTAGCGTTTAATTCCGTCGCGCAGTACGATTCGAGAATTGCGGTCAAGATTGGTCGAGCGACGCAATCTGACAGTGCAGCGATGAAAACCATTGCCTTTGTCACATTGGCGTTTCTACCAGGGACGTTTATCTCGGCGCTGTTCAGTATGTCGTTCTTTAATGTGGATGATGATACGGGGCAGTGGAGTGTGTCAAGAAAGATATGGATGTACTTTGCTATTGCGATACCGGTGACTTTTATCACGAGTGGATTGTGGTTATTGTGGCAGAGGTGTTTTCCACCTGCTTGGATtggtgaggaggaagagtctGCGAATGCGCTTAGGGATTTGCGTAGGAAGATCAAACGGGGTGATAGTGCAAGAGTTGATAGTTATGAGATGTCGTGGGCGTGA
- a CDS encoding hypothetical protein (TransMembrane:1 (o41-62i)~CAZy:CBM24), protein MPDAEDNPPADAPPEEPPAEEPPAETPEEKPAKELPKTWNYFIMGFLILTYLVFGYAMWYLWNDGPYKAWLAENEERRRQGLPPASSNGGSGRFRRSIPEEMTSSVPTISTFTNDAPCNQGAVAEGETRKFLPLCTFACAHGYCPSPCVCTGHGKESPLPPNTGLQACRIQGTEKENDGLCAFACAHGYCPSASCTTGCEETNRKMNKLE, encoded by the exons ATGCCCGACGCCGAGGACAACCCCCCTGCGGACGCTCCCCCCGAAGAGCCTCCCGCGGAGGAGCCTCCCGCGGAGACACCTGAGGAGAAACCTGCGAAGGAACTTCCGAAGACATGGAATTATTTCATCATGGgtttcttgatcttgacttATCTTGTTTTCGGTTACGCTATGTGGTATTTGTGGAATGACGGGCCATACAAAGCCTGGTTAGCAGAGAATGAAGAACGGAGGCGGCAAGGTCTGCCGCCTGCTTCATCGAATGGTGGTTCTGGTCGTTTTCGACGCAGCAT CCCAGAGGAGATGACATCCTCTGTCCCCACCATTTCCACATTCACAAACGACGCTCCATGCAATCAAGGAGCTGTAGCAGAAGGCGAAACACGGAAATTCCTCCCCCTCTGCACATTCGCTTGCGCCCACGGGTACTGTCCTTCACCCTGCGTTTGCACAGGCCACGGCAAGGAATCTCCTCTCCCTCCTAATACAGGTCTCCAGGCCTGTCGTATCCAGGGAACAGAGAAAGAAAACGATGGGCTGTGCGCTTTCGCTTGTGCCCATGGCTATTGTCCATCAGCATCCTGCACGACTGGATGTGAGGAGACGAATAGAAAGATGAACAAACTAGAGTAG